One region of Armigeres subalbatus isolate Guangzhou_Male chromosome 3, GZ_Asu_2, whole genome shotgun sequence genomic DNA includes:
- the LOC134227366 gene encoding aldo-keto reductase family 1 member B1-like, with product MASKVPQVTLNNGKSIPILGLGTWGSPPGEVAQAVKDAIDVGYRHIDGAHVYQNEHEVGEGVNAKIAEGVVKREDLFITSKLWNTFHRPNLVEGACRTTLKNLGLDYVDLYLIHWPMAYKEDGELFPSGADGKTAYSDVDYVDTWKEMEKLVELGLAKSIGISNFNSKQVERVLAIAKVKPVVNQIECHPYLAQSKLSPFCASRDIVITAYSPLGSPNRPWAKPEDPQLMEDPKIVAIAKKYNKTPAQILIRYQIQRGHVVIPKSVNKSRIQSNFEVFDFELTEDDIKLITSFDCNGRLVPITSAAGHPHHPFEKEEF from the exons ATGGCTTCCAAGGTACCGCAAGTGACGCTCAACAATGGAAAATCGATTCCCATCCTGGGGCTTGGGACATGGGGC TCTCCTCCCGGTGAAGTTGCTCAAGCAGTAAAGGATGCAATCGATGTCGGCTACCGTCACATCGATGGTGCTCACGTATATCAAAATGAACATGAAGTTGGCGAAGGTGTCAATGCAAAAATTGCTGAAGGTGTTGTAAAGCG TGAGGATCTGTTCATTACGAGCAAGCTGTGGAATACTTTCCACCGTCCGAACCTGGTGGAAGGGGCCTGCCGCACGACACTGAAGAACCTCGGGCTGGACTATGTCGATCTGTATCTGATCCACTGGCCCATGGCCTACAAAGAAGACGGCGAACTGTTCCCGTCCGGTGCCGACGGAAAGACGGCCTATTCCGATGTGGACTACGTCGACACCTGGAAGGAGATGGAAAAGTTGGTGGAACTGGGTCTTGCCAAGAGCATCGGCATTTCCAACTTCAATTCCAAGCAGGTTGAACGAGTTTTGGCCATTGCCAAGGTCAAGCCTGTGGTCAACCAGATCGAGTGCCATCCGTACTTGGCGCAGTCGAAACTGTCGCCGTTTTGTGCGAGTCGAGACATCGTCATCACCGCCTACAGCCCGCTTGGTTCACCGAACCGTCCATGGGCCAAGCCAGAAGATCCTCAGCTGATGGAGGACCCGAAAATCGTCGCCATTGCTAAGAAATACAACAAAACGCCCGCACAAATCTTGATTCGCTACCAGATTCAACGTGGTCACGTGGTCATTCCCAAATCGGTTAACAAATCTCGTATACAGTCCAACTTTGAggttttcgattttgaattgaCGGAGGATGATATTAAGCTTATCACATCGTTCGACTGCAATGGACGGTTGGTGCCAATCACAAG TGCTGCTGGTCATCCTCATCATCCATTCGAGAAAGAAGAATTTTGA